From the genome of Anticarsia gemmatalis isolate Benzon Research Colony breed Stoneville strain chromosome 13, ilAntGemm2 primary, whole genome shotgun sequence, one region includes:
- the Cht6 gene encoding chitinase 6 isoform X1, with protein sequence MGNFDRSRIYTIFKMDVTIWLSVLLAVITLGTPASSSEPRVVCYYTNWSVYRPGTARFNPQNINPYLCTHLIYAFGGFTKDNTLKPFDKYQDIEKGGYAKFTGLKTYNKNLKTLLAIGGWNEGSTRFSPMVASRERRKEFVRNAIKFLRQNRFDGLDLDWEYPAFRDGGKPKDRENYAKLVRELREEFDRESEKTGKPRLLLTMAVPAGIEYIQKGFDVKTLNQYLDWLNLLTYDYHSAFEPAVNHHAPLYPLEEPNEYSVDNELNIDYTIKFYLENGADANKLVLGIPTYGRSYTLFNADAVEIGSPADGPGDQGDATREKGYLAYYEICEALKPKEKKRRQTSDEDSDEYEEEEEEPWSVMHPNPDAMGPVAYKGNQWVGYDDMDIVKKKAEYVAENGLGGIMFWSIDNDDFRGSCHGKPYPLIEAAKEAYFQRLGTTDNAVAVKKPTAVTRAPGRRKSKPRSTTTTTTTTPKPTTKANKRTTSTTPSWNITPEPPTTPDPGSDFKCVDEGFYPHPRDCKKYFWCLDSGPSNLGIVAHQFTCPSGLYFNKAADSCDFARNVLCKKSTPTTKAPTTKAPTTKTTSTTTTTTTTTTRRPIRLSTKSSSLFRTTSTTTTTPEPETEEEYEDETAEVSGDEDEAEDPRVIKELIDLIKKVGGIEQLEKQLFGDTSASTDGAITTTASPISKKLYQKVLERTRGKNKYTGNSIFSSAALNRGRGPQNEGIEPTNDRDKLLRRDRPQYTTINRQRSSSTTEAALESEEYEGEEEEEPVVAKAKSVETRPSVATTAKPLQYVNIRRGRPSTSGTSDTADDTASRNALFERTEPVSVSDTPNSLDVQSLRRENVPEYVTIRRQRPTTEETTTVQYEGVQEEVELQETALEREISTQPQYNTIVRSRSTLPPEEPSTEAPIIRVRSTTLPTETPSSPDPTTVLAVQISSLLNSASSSEIESPETEAPAPTTEPEPTTTTTTTTLRPALPPRRTNIIRRRGSTTTAAPTVPSSTVSQVSPRNYTFVNRRRPLRRPNEISSDSDDSADVSRKIRSTTPDSREVDGVTETGPRRFRSRFQTSQARSDDSLPAAASPVVDEVISLTPIDVEPQFVPRQSFASRTERRFRRPTTSAAAASAPSDSVPDSDVSAATLETRRPNLLPRGRNRFTISSTTEATVPSATTSPAAQRRPTFGRFSPRPFTRPSPSPAANDDDEEITEAPVTQRIQPRLPFGRTRPPVARKLPFPSRQSTTQQTLTSEDDNNDDEDDDEPEVRADDILLSESAREEQEHDQVEPEEEAAPKRRIVIKKLRAPSNTDGDVISTETVPIDDSGKKRFRVIRRRPSSTTTLEPVVSTEAPTAPGPQRIRKIIRKKIKPVEDEPEITAKSIGSLNNKGTTVEVFNYGEKTRPPPTTTTEAETEPIIEEVTEFYKEEKKVKAQEVEQPKVEVTEEVITEKIIEPVEVKQVEQLSVETTTAPAIIETDSNTQTENTESKSETVTEAKAETISETTTNNEESEPKPTEESKQSTVVSEGEAKSESDSNAQTESKVEVAITTEEKAVDISENKETSESESPVTETEEPPTETTTVSTTIQTSPSSRTRLPYRPRKKLFTPSTEPSVPSSSKTFSRKFNPGAYTSPASADRPSFRPSGAVTRRPFSSKIFTRKPFTPRTTQRVEDDEEYNDEEVLEEGEEPEQDNPFVFVPAGQLFTRKPDSEEDEDAANSEELLEEGEGEENDEEGDEEPSKFALTTKRPGFKPRVVNSNTFRTSTTTTELPKRFGGSQNRTGIITRFGSNRPIVDNKKRVVNVPPGYNSPVNAPKPKGGLSTKQSETTTTASVTENDGTTIDDDYLTETTPLIDGKETTTTDDGSTTNTIETETATVEMEIDNSTDDYLEYTEGTTNYPTTQDVIYTNGPEPEYKTTFVPGIVYNTAFNTDTTTEELTTTTTTTVAPPAPIIKTQFNKLFSISRVVEVNSKLDKHRVNKNNETTHIEEGKLVVEKKPVVDKIGEVSRFSLIKIVEDEIPIYLTKLGHVYPVEHPPENIIRIDEARNARALNENAPDVPRENLVASESVNEAYRHVKQSPDSKDHETKGHIEHLPNDEFLTYINDDKKNDKDDGPLYAQWQFVPAAYENEKVRAAKSFEIVTPRSMLTNPSTLPLEGLFKTENPLMARKVSDEKTQPFVVYSASVPKQEEGNVARLSVAKPETARSIITFAKGQEFQGASPLDEVINKYPINVSVQPQSEISSTVSIISTTAAPVSTTFSTTTADNPSSPIIDLLSTTQSTHETSSTATTEAATTETTPEEPTTVKASPLDAKRAKFAFPRRQILKSSNFTRPSVAPRTVKKINATVVSNSNQKFNKTSFSPSKSRFSANRVQNVPVDVKKKNNGKVTPKIFTTTRSYTTESPKTTTERKIYFKPIRPNYRPGFIRKTTPATTTDT encoded by the exons ATACCTGGACTGGTTGAATCTGCTGACGTACGACTACCACAGCGCGTTCGAGCCGGCGGTCAACCACCACGCGCCACTCTACCCCCTTGAAGAACCTAACGAATACAGTGTGGATAACGAACTTAAtatt GACTACACAATCAAGTTCTACCTGGAAAACGGTGCAGACGCCAACAAGCTGGTGCTTGGTATACCGACGTATGGCCGTTCTTACACTCTGTTCAATGCTGATGCTGTGGAGATCGGCTCCCCGGCTGACGGTCCTGGAGACCAGGGTGATGCTACTAGGGAGAAGGGATACCTGGCTTATTATGAG ATCTGTGAAGCTCTAAAACCGAAAGAGAAGAAGCGCCGTCAGACGTCAGACGAGGACAGTGATGAGTACGAGGAAGAGGAGGAGGAGCCATGGTCGGTGATGCACCCCAACCCTGACGCCATGGGCCCCGTGGCTTACAAGGGCAACCAGTGGGTCGGGTACGATGACATGGACATTGTCAAGAAGAAGGCTGAATATGTCGCTGAAAATGGACTCGGAG GTATTATGTTCTGGTCTATTGACAACGATGATTTCCGCGGCTCATGCCACGGCAAGCCCTACCCTCTCATCGAAGCCGCCAAGGAGGCTTACTTCCAGCGTCTTGG TACGACTGACAATGCTGTAGCCGTGAAAAAACCGACAGCCGTGACCCGCGCTCCCGGCAGGAGGAAGAGCAAGCCCAGGTCTACCACCACAACGACCACCACCACACCTAAACCTACCACCAA AGCGAACAAGCGCACAACAAGTACGACTCCATCTTGGAACATCACTCCAGAACCACCCACCACTCCCGATCCCGGATCAG ACTTCAAGTGCGTAGACGAAGGTTTCTACCCTCACCCACGTGATTGTAAGAAGTACTTCTGGTGTTTGGACTCCGGACCTTCCAACCTCGGCATCGTGGCGCATCAGTTCACTTGTCCTTCAG GCCTCTACTTCAACAAAGCAGCCGACTCCTGCGACTTCGCCCGCAACGTTCTCTGCAAGAAGTCCACTCCGACCACGAAGGCGCCCACCACCAAGGCCCCCACCACCAAGACCACGTCGACCACGACCACGACCACGACTACCACCACTCGGCGACCCATCAGACTGAGCACTAAGAGCTCCTCGCTGTTCAGGACCACCAGTACCACCACCACTACTCCTGAACCTGAG ACTGAAGAAGAGTACGAGGACGAGACAGCTGAAGTCTCAGGAGACGAAGACGAAGCTGAGGATCCAAGAGTCATCAAGGAACTTATTGACCTCATCAAGAAAGTCG GTGGTATCGAGCAACTAGAGAAGCAACTGTTCGGCGACACTTCAGCCAGCACTGACGGTGCCATCACCACTACAGCGTCACCCATCAGCAAGAAGTTGTACCAGAAAGTACTGGAGAGGACTCGAGGAAAGAACAA GTACACCGGTAACAGTATATTTTCAAGTGCGGCCCTGAACAGAGGTCGTGGACCTCAGAACGAAGGAATAGAACCTACTAATGACAGAGACAAGCTGCTCAGAAGAGACAGGCCACA GTACACAACTATCAACCGTCAACGCTCGTCCTCGACCACGGAAGCAGCTCTCGAGAGCGAGGAGTACGAGGGGGAGGAAGAAGAAGAGCCGGTGGTCGCTAAAGCCAAGTCCGTGGAGACTAGGCCTAGTGTAGCCACCACTGCTAAACCACTACAATACGTCAACATTAGGCGAGGAAGACCTAGTACCTCGGGCACTTCTGATACTGCTGATGATACAGCCTCTAG GAACGCACTATTTGAACGCACAGAGCCAGTGTCCGTGTCCGACACTCCTAACTCCCTGGACGTGCAGAGCTTGAGGCGCGAGAACGTGCCAGAATACGTCACTATCAGGAGACAACGACCCACCACTGAGGAGACCACTACTGTGCA ataCGAAGGCGTACAAGAGGAAGTGGAACTACAAGAAACAGCACTCGAAAGAGAAATCTCAACGCAGCCTCAATACAACACAATAGTCAGATCTCGCTCCACTCTCCCTCCCGAAGAGCCCAGTACCGAAGCTCCTATTATCAGAGTGCGTTCCACCACCCTCCCTACCGAAACACCTAGCAGTCCTGACCCAACGACTGTCTTGGCTGTCCAAATATCCTCATTACTAAACTCCGCTAGCTCCTCTGAGATCGAAAGCCCTGAGACGGAAGCACCAGCGCCTACCACTGAACCAGAACCTACCACCACAACGACGACGACCACGTTACGCCCGGCGCTACCCCCCAGACGTACGAACATCATCAGACGAAGAGGCTCCACCACAACTGCCGCACCAACAGTACCGTCTTCCACCGTCTCCCAGGTGAGTCCAAGGAATTATACTTTCGTGAACCGTCGACGACCTTTGCGTAGACCGAATGAAATATCTTCGGATTCAGATGACAGCGCTGATGTGTCTCGTAAGATTAGGTCAACGACCCCTGATAGTCGTGAAGTAGATGGTGTGACAGAAACCGGGCCGAGGAGGTTTAGGAGCAGGTTCCAAACTTCGCAAGCTAGGAGTGATGACTCTCTTCCTGCTGCGGCGTCACCTGTTGTAGATGAAGTGATTTCGTTGACTCCTATTGATGTTGAACCGCAATTTGTGCCGAGGCAATCCTTTGCTTCGAGGACTGAGAGACGATTCCGTAGACCGACAACTTCTGCCGCAGCTGCCTCAGCTCCGTCTGACTCAGTCCCTGACAGTGATGTGTCTGCTGCTACTCTTGAAACCAGACGTCCGAACCTCCTCCCACGAGGACGTAATCGTTTTACTATTAGTTCTACAACCGAAGCTACAGTTCCGTCGGCTACTACTAGCCCGGCTGCTCAAAGACGGCCAACATTCGGTAGATTCTCTCCTAGACCATTCACACGCCCATCACCTTCACCTGCCGCAAACGACGACGATGAAGAAATCACAGAAGCGCCTGTAACCCAAAGAATCCAACCACGTCTACCCTTCGGTAGAACCAGACCTCCAGTAGCTAGAAAACTACCCTTCCCATCCCGTCAATCAACTACGCAACAAACTTTGACCAGTGAAGATGACAACAATGATGATGAAGATGATGATGAACCAGAAGTCAGGGCTGATGATATTCTTCTTTCTGAAAGTGCGAGGGAAGAACAAGAACATGACCAAGTAGAACCAGAAGAAGAAGCAGCACCGAAACGCAGAATAGTCATCAAGAAATTGCGAGCTCCTAGCAATACAGACGGAGATGTTATATCCACTGAAACAGTTCCCATTGACGATTCTGGTAAAAAGAGATTCAGAGTGATCAGGCGTAGACCGTCTTCGACCACTACTCTAGAACCAGTTGTCTCTACTGAAGCTCCCACCGCGCCTGGTCCTCAACGCATACGTAAAATCATTCGCAAGAAAATAAAACCTGTGGAAGATGAGCCAGAAATTACAGCGAAGTCGATAGGATCTCTAAATAATAAGGGTACTACAGTTGAAGTTTTCAACTATGGAGAAAAAACAAGGCCTCCTCCCACAACGACTACTGAAGCTGAAACCGAACCGATAATTGAAGAAGTAACAGAGTTCTACAAAGAAGAGAAGAAAGTAAAAGCACAAGAAGTTGAACAACCTAAAGTTGAAGTGACTGAAGAAGTTATAACTGAGAAAATAATTGAACCTGTAGAAGTCAAACAAGTGGAACAACTGTCTGTTGAAACTACCACTGCACCTGCTATTATTGAAACCGATTCTAACACTCAAACTGAAAATACTGAAAGCAAATCTGAAACTGTAACGGAAGCTAAGGCTGAAACAATTTCAGAAACAACAACTAACAACGAAGAAAGTGAACCTAAACCTACAGAAGAAAGCAAACAGAGTACTGTAGTTTCTGAAGGCGAAGCTAAGAGTGAAAGTGATTCTAACGCCCAAACTGAATCTAAAGTAGAAGTAGCAATAACTACTGAAGAAAAGGCTGTAGATATTTCCGAGAATAAAGAGACATCTGAATCAGAATCACCTGTTACTGAAACTGAAGAACCACCGACTGAAACGACCACTGTAAGTACTACAATACAGACTTCACCGTCATCTAGAACTAGGTTGCCTTACAGACCTCGTAAGAAGCTATTTACTCCATCTACCGAACCCTCAGTACCATCCAGTAGCAAAACTTTCAGCAGAAAATTCAATCCTGGAGCTTACACTAGCCCCGCTTCTGCCGACAGACCTTCATTCCGCCCAAGCGGTGCGGTAACCAGGAGACCGTTCTCTTCAAAGATCTTTACCAGGAAACCTTTCACTCCTAGAACTACACAAAGAGTAGAAGATGATGAGGAATACAATGATGAAGAAGTCTTGGAAGAAGGAGAAGAGCCGGAACAAGATAACCCATTCGTATTTGTACCAGCTGGACAGCTGTTTACAAGGAAACCTGATTCGGAAGAAGACGAAGACGCTGCCAATTCTGAGGAATTATTAGAAGAAGGAGAAGGAGAAGAAAATGATGAAGAAGGCGATGAAGAACCTTCTAAATTCGCACTTACAACGAAGAGACCCGGTTTCAAACCACGTGTAGTTAACTCCAATACATTCAGAACATCTACAACTACCACTGAGTTACCTAAACGATTTGGAGGCTCACAAAACAGAACCGGAATAATAACTAGGTTTGGATCAAACAGACCGATTGTTGATAACAAGAAACGTGTAGTGAATGTACCACCTGGTTATAATTCTCCTGTCAATGCCCCTAAACCTAAAGGCGGACTTAGTACTAAACAATCAGAAACTACCACAACTGCGTCAGTCACTGAAAATGATGGTACAACCATTGACGATGATTATTTGACGGAGACTACTCCTCTTATTGATGGAAAGGAAACCACTACGACTGATGATGGATCTACAACAAATACTATTGAAACTGAAACAGCGACAGTTGAAATGGAAATTGATAATAGCACTGATGATTATTTGGAATACACTGAAGGTACTACTAACTATCCAACTACACAAGACGTTATTTACACCAATGGACCCGAGCCGGAATATAAAACAACTTTCGTTCCAGGTATTGTTTATAACACTGCGTTTAACACTGATACAACTACGGAAGAGTTAACAACGACTACAACAACTACAGTTGCGCCTCCAGCACCTATAATAAAGACACAATTCAATAAACTATTCTCTATCAGTAGAGTAGTTGAAGTCAACTCGAAATTAGACAAACACcgtgtaaacaaaaacaatgaaacaacaCATATTGAAGAAGGAAAACTCGTAGTTGAAAAGAAACCGGTTGTTGATAAAATTGGTGAAGTGAGTAGATTCAGTCTTATTAAAATCGTTGAAGATGAAATTCCTATTTATTTGACTAAACTCGGCCATGTATATCCAGTTGAACATCCTCCAGAAAATATCATTCGTATAGATGAGGCGAGGAATGCTAGAGCTTTGAATGAAAATGCTCCCGACGTGCCTAGAGAGAACCTTGTAGCTTCGGAGAGTGTGAATGAAGCATATAGACATGTTAAACAATCACCTGATTCTAAAGACCATGAGACTAAAGGCCATATTGAACATTTACCCAACGATGAGTTCTTGACTTACATAAATGATgacaaaaaaaatgataaagacGATGGTCCTTTGTACGCTCAATGGCAATTCGTTCCCGCCGCGTATGAGAACGAAAAAGTCAGAGCAGCTAAAAGTTTTGAGATTGTAACGCCACGCTCGATGCTAACTAACCCATCTACTCTACCTTTAGAAGGTTTATTCAAAACTGAAAATCCTTTAATGGCTCGTAAAGTAAGTGATGAGAAGACCCAACCGTTTGTCGTTTATTCAGCATCAGTGCCAAAGCAAGAAGAAGGTAATGTAGCAAGGCTTTCCGTTGCAAAACCTGAGACAGCCCGTAGTATTATCACTTTTGCTAAAGGCCAAGAATTTCAAGGAGCTTCTCCATTAGACgaagttataaacaaatatcCGATCAACGTATCGGTACAACCACAATCAGAAATCAGTTCTACAGTATCAATAATTTCAACTACGGCCGCTCCTGTTTCTACTACATTTAGTACGACAACAGCTGACAATCCATCCAGTCCTATAATAGACCTTCTATCAACAACTCAATCAACACACGAAACATCATCAACAGCAACAACAGAAGCTGCAACAACTGAAACAACACCAGAAGAGCCAACAACTGTCAAAGCATCGCCTTTAGATGCCAAACGTGCCAAATTCGCGTTTCCAAGGAGACAGATATTAAAGTCATCTAACTTTACAAGACCGAGTGTTGCTCCGAGAACGGTTAAGAAAATAAACGCTACAGTAGTATCAAACTCAAATCAGAAATTCAATAAGACATCGTTCAGTCCATCAAAATCGCGTTTCTCAGCCAATAGAGTACAGAACGTCCCTGTGGACGTGAAAAAGAAGAATAACGGTAAAGTAACACCTAAAATTTTCACCACAACAAGATCGTACACGACAGAAAGTCCAAAGACTACAAcggaaagaaaaatatacttcaaaCCAATCAGACCTAACTACAGACCGGGTTTCATCCGAAAAACAACCCCAGCAACCACCACTGACACTTAA